One window from the genome of Polynucleobacter sp. MWH-Svant-W18 encodes:
- a CDS encoding SoxY-related AACIE arm protein, producing MKIALTFLPKMTRRTWLSQMQRLGVLTLGACLSPAIVFAKKEDAATAIQKITGGAKVENQRVTLVIPPLVENGNLVVLKVSVESPMTANDYVKAIHVIAEGNPLPNIFTAYLTPRSCTATITTRVRLADSQRVWAIAQMSNGSFYQGYAETLVTLSACTELV from the coding sequence ATGAAGATCGCATTGACCTTTTTACCTAAAATGACTCGGCGCACGTGGCTATCCCAAATGCAAAGATTGGGCGTACTCACGCTGGGTGCCTGCTTAAGCCCAGCAATCGTCTTTGCTAAAAAGGAAGATGCCGCTACCGCTATTCAAAAGATTACTGGCGGAGCCAAAGTTGAGAACCAGCGAGTCACCCTAGTGATTCCACCTCTGGTTGAAAACGGTAATTTAGTGGTTCTTAAGGTCAGCGTTGAGAGTCCGATGACTGCAAATGATTATGTCAAAGCGATTCATGTGATTGCAGAGGGCAATCCTTTGCCCAATATCTTTACTGCTTACCTTACGCCGCGCTCATGCACGGCCACCATTACAACCCGAGTGCGCTTGGCTGATAGTCAGCGTGTTTGGGCGATCGCCCAAATGAGTAATGGCAGTTTTTATCAAGGCTATGCAGAAACCCTGGTGACGCTTTCTGCTTGCACGGAGTTGGTATGA
- the soxX gene encoding sulfur oxidation c-type cytochrome SoxX, producing the protein MRNGLAFALLAFLNLNFVNAQTLVGDSINESLSGQPGDPIRGRAIVASRQTGLCLLCHSGPFPEERFQGNLAPELSVSVARLSAPQLRARLVDPSQFNPNTIMPSYYKTQHLNRVAPKFVGQTLLSVQEIEDVVAFLTSLNKQNSP; encoded by the coding sequence ATGAGGAATGGACTAGCGTTTGCTTTGCTAGCCTTCCTCAACCTCAACTTTGTAAATGCTCAAACATTAGTTGGAGATTCAATCAATGAATCTCTCTCTGGGCAGCCAGGCGATCCCATTCGAGGCAGAGCAATTGTTGCTAGTCGGCAGACCGGTTTATGTCTTTTGTGCCATAGCGGGCCCTTTCCGGAGGAGCGTTTTCAGGGAAATTTGGCTCCTGAGTTAAGCGTCAGTGTTGCACGCTTGAGTGCGCCTCAACTGCGAGCCCGTCTTGTCGATCCTAGTCAGTTCAATCCGAATACCATCATGCCGTCCTATTACAAAACCCAACATCTCAATCGAGTTGCTCCTAAATTCGTGGGTCAAACCCTCTTAAGTGTTCAAGAGATTGAGGATGTTGTGGCATTTTTAACTAGTCTTAACAAACAAAATTCACCATGA
- a CDS encoding molybdopterin cofactor-binding domain-containing protein, producing MTTNTNTSRRQFIVGSSAIATGLVIGFDFALMTEAHAAMGTGTTSMAPLATPEIGVWVVVKPNDDVVVRIVRSEMGQGTITGLAQLVAEELECDWKKVTYEYPSPGENLKRNKVWGSYSTGGSRGIRTSEQYVRKGGAAARMMLVEAAASQWNVPASECVAKNSVITHTPSGRKTTYGKVSVAASQLEVPKEIPLKDPKDWQLIGKPVNRIDGVSDKVTGKQVYAIDLKFPGMLVATIKESPVFGGKVKSYDATKAQSMKGVKKVVQVGDSAVAVVADTFWQAKTALEQVNITWDSGKNANVSSASIKKMLEEGFGADDAFVHNTNGDVKSAIAGASRTLEATYFYPFLNHATLEPQTATAKWTADSCEAWVPTQDGEASLAAVIAASGLPADKCNVYKVNLGGGFGRRGAFQDYTTQAVNIAKQMPGTHIKLIWTREEDMTQGRYHPVMMCKLTAAIDSNKKVTGVNMRLSGQSILAAVRPAVVEANKGKDPLAFQGLEDSGEHGFTYSFPNITIDHAMRNTHVPPGFWRGVNVNQNAVFIETFMDEMAEAVGVDAVEFRRQHMGKHPRAVAVLNAVADGIGWDKPAAPGVFRGVAQMKSFGSYVAAACELSVKNGNEVKIHRFVAATDPGYVVNPAQVQRQVSGSFVYGLSALFEEEITIENGAVVQKNFDTFGSIRLYQMPKVETIIIQGGGKDWGGVGEPTIAVAAPAVLNAIYRATGKRLRTVPLKNSGIKLV from the coding sequence ATGACTACAAATACAAATACCTCCCGCCGTCAATTTATTGTTGGCTCTAGTGCAATCGCCACTGGCCTTGTGATTGGCTTTGATTTTGCTTTGATGACTGAAGCGCATGCAGCGATGGGCACTGGTACAACATCAATGGCGCCTCTCGCCACCCCAGAAATTGGTGTGTGGGTTGTCGTCAAGCCGAATGATGATGTTGTTGTTCGTATCGTTCGCTCAGAAATGGGTCAGGGCACCATCACAGGTCTTGCGCAGTTGGTTGCTGAAGAGCTCGAGTGCGACTGGAAAAAAGTCACATACGAATATCCGTCACCAGGCGAGAACCTCAAGCGCAATAAGGTCTGGGGTAGTTACTCCACCGGCGGTAGCCGCGGTATTCGTACTTCAGAGCAGTATGTGCGCAAGGGCGGTGCAGCCGCTCGTATGATGTTGGTTGAGGCAGCCGCTTCCCAATGGAACGTGCCTGCTTCTGAGTGTGTTGCTAAAAATAGCGTGATCACGCATACCCCATCGGGACGTAAAACGACTTACGGTAAGGTTTCTGTTGCAGCATCTCAACTTGAGGTGCCCAAAGAGATTCCACTGAAAGATCCAAAAGATTGGCAATTGATTGGCAAGCCAGTCAATCGTATTGATGGTGTATCTGACAAAGTTACTGGCAAACAGGTTTATGCCATTGACCTCAAATTCCCAGGCATGTTGGTGGCTACGATTAAAGAGTCGCCTGTATTTGGTGGCAAAGTCAAAAGCTACGACGCTACTAAAGCGCAGAGCATGAAGGGCGTCAAGAAGGTGGTGCAAGTTGGTGATTCAGCAGTAGCAGTTGTTGCTGATACATTCTGGCAAGCCAAAACCGCCTTAGAGCAAGTGAACATTACTTGGGATAGCGGCAAAAATGCCAATGTTTCTAGCGCCTCAATTAAGAAAATGTTGGAAGAAGGATTTGGGGCGGATGATGCCTTTGTGCACAACACCAATGGTGATGTGAAGTCAGCTATCGCTGGCGCATCGAGGACGCTTGAAGCAACGTATTTTTATCCTTTCCTCAATCACGCCACGCTTGAGCCACAAACTGCCACTGCAAAGTGGACTGCAGATTCTTGTGAAGCCTGGGTGCCAACGCAAGACGGTGAAGCTTCTTTAGCAGCAGTAATTGCTGCCTCTGGTTTGCCCGCAGACAAATGCAACGTTTACAAAGTCAACCTCGGTGGTGGCTTTGGTCGTCGCGGCGCATTTCAGGACTACACAACTCAGGCAGTCAATATTGCTAAGCAGATGCCAGGCACCCATATTAAATTGATTTGGACTCGTGAAGAGGATATGACCCAGGGTCGTTACCATCCCGTCATGATGTGTAAGTTGACGGCGGCTATTGATAGCAATAAGAAAGTGACTGGCGTCAATATGCGCTTATCTGGCCAGTCTATCTTGGCGGCAGTTCGTCCTGCTGTCGTTGAGGCGAACAAAGGTAAAGATCCTTTGGCATTCCAAGGTCTTGAGGATAGTGGCGAGCATGGTTTCACCTACAGCTTCCCCAATATCACCATTGATCACGCGATGCGTAACACCCATGTCCCACCAGGATTTTGGCGTGGCGTGAACGTAAACCAAAATGCGGTCTTTATTGAAACCTTTATGGATGAGATGGCTGAAGCCGTTGGTGTGGACGCAGTAGAGTTCCGCCGTCAGCATATGGGCAAACACCCTCGTGCGGTCGCCGTTCTGAATGCGGTTGCCGATGGAATTGGCTGGGACAAACCAGCTGCTCCAGGCGTATTCCGTGGTGTAGCACAAATGAAATCCTTTGGAAGCTATGTTGCTGCAGCCTGTGAGTTGTCAGTGAAGAATGGCAATGAAGTGAAGATTCATCGCTTTGTTGCTGCTACTGATCCGGGTTATGTAGTTAATCCAGCGCAAGTACAACGTCAGGTTTCTGGCTCCTTTGTCTATGGCCTCTCTGCACTGTTCGAAGAAGAAATCACCATTGAAAATGGCGCAGTAGTACAAAAGAACTTTGATACCTTTGGTTCAATTCGTTTGTACCAAATGCCAAAAGTCGAAACCATCATTATTCAAGGTGGTGGTAAAGACTGGGGTGGTGTAGGTGAACCGACGATTGCAGTTGCAGCGCCAGCAGTGCTAAACGCAATTTATCGCGCAACTGGTAAACGTTTGCGTACTGTGCCATTGAAAAATAGCGGCATCAAACTGGTTTAA
- the soxA gene encoding sulfur oxidation c-type cytochrome SoxA, with protein sequence MSKKRCLYLGLMCSALLLSVNARAVEIQAQKQSSYALMSPENQAMQDDPSLNPAMFWVAEGESLWQSKAGEKNIACSSCHGDAKKSMRGVAAQYPKMIKDKLQTLEGQINQCRVGAQGASAFLYESKDLLSLTAYIAIQSKGMPIAVKETAQNQPDLKQGRRWFNERMGQLNLSCAQCHEERAGLKLGGSPIPQGHPNAYPIYRLEWQTLGSLQRRLRNCMSGVRAQQFDYGSPEMAQLELFLMWRARGMPLEAPGVRP encoded by the coding sequence GTGAGTAAAAAACGCTGCCTGTATCTTGGTCTGATGTGCAGCGCACTCTTACTATCAGTAAATGCAAGGGCTGTTGAGATTCAGGCCCAGAAACAGTCGAGCTACGCATTGATGTCCCCTGAAAATCAGGCGATGCAAGACGATCCCTCTCTTAATCCAGCCATGTTTTGGGTTGCTGAAGGCGAGAGTCTTTGGCAGAGTAAAGCAGGGGAGAAGAATATTGCTTGCAGTAGTTGTCATGGCGATGCTAAAAAATCCATGCGAGGCGTTGCAGCCCAATACCCAAAAATGATCAAAGACAAACTTCAAACCTTAGAGGGTCAAATAAATCAATGCCGTGTAGGTGCGCAAGGTGCTTCTGCGTTTCTATACGAGAGTAAAGATCTGCTATCACTAACTGCTTACATCGCGATTCAATCTAAAGGGATGCCGATTGCCGTAAAAGAAACCGCCCAGAATCAGCCAGACCTAAAACAAGGGCGCCGTTGGTTTAATGAACGCATGGGTCAACTCAATTTATCGTGCGCTCAGTGTCATGAGGAGCGAGCAGGTTTAAAGCTTGGTGGTAGCCCAATTCCACAGGGGCATCCCAATGCCTATCCGATTTATCGCTTAGAGTGGCAAACCTTAGGTTCTTTACAACGACGCTTACGCAATTGCATGAGCGGCGTTCGTGCACAACAGTTTGACTATGGCTCTCCAGAAATGGCTCAGCTAGAGCTGTTTCTGATGTGGCGCGCCAGAGGAATGCCTCTAGAAGCCCCCGGCGTTAGACCCTAG
- a CDS encoding penicillin acylase family protein yields the protein MKYLGKLSGFARLMRPVFLILGIAVITCVAVVTVYLISAHTTSSGKRSIKSIGDSVTITFDEADIPHIKAKSQADALFALGYLHASERSWQMEINRRLASGRLSEILGSDTVKIDRFMRTLGIKRAAEQQFDRHSVGTKRLLQAYADGVNAGNAHLGWALPIEYFLTGSKPGHWSPTDSIAWMLMMDFDLGGNWSKELQRLELSQFLTTKQVWDVLPPYIQGEPVTNVDFSKMYRDLGVYPASVKGSSSQSHKLPANDLSANDLPGGKDGIGSNNWALSGKLTASGKPLLANDPHLGLSAPAIWYFAHLDAPGMNVIGGTLPGIPAIILGRTDQFAWSFTNTNPDVQDLYIERIDSQNPGMYQGPQGLMPFKVRQEIIDVKGEPSITFIVKETRHGPVISDAYARAKRSIDTDRFALALRWNALDVENHSMDGILEMNRSKDLNAFKQALRNIFAPMQNIVMADIDGNIAYQAAGVAPKRTLHQGLYGVAPALGWDKQYDWTGYVPYDQLPASNNPEQGWIATANQRIIAANDPNPLTADWDLPTRYNRIVELIQGKSMHDLDSMKAMQADTLSLGATPLLDLFKSTTSSHPLAAQALAVSKDFNGDMKIDSPGALIFNVWADQLTRNLFSRLGYLFTDQYGARSYRAALTEQVQNPNSPWCDDPKTPQVESCQDASNNAFDKALTYLSKEYGSNPQQWSWGNAHIAVSEHRPLGKVPVLGRFFNIQTPFPGDSFTVNVGRLELNNPNNPYQTLQAPSMRTIYDLSDLEKSLFIYPTGQSGWVQSKLYRNLNSLWAKNEYLPLQMKPASTKRQLELNSQ from the coding sequence ATGAAATATCTTGGCAAATTGAGTGGCTTCGCAAGGCTAATGCGGCCGGTCTTTTTGATCCTCGGCATTGCCGTGATTACTTGTGTTGCAGTTGTTACGGTCTATTTAATTTCCGCCCACACTACCTCTTCCGGTAAAAGAAGCATCAAGAGCATTGGAGACTCAGTCACCATTACTTTTGACGAAGCTGATATTCCGCACATCAAAGCCAAGAGTCAAGCTGATGCTTTATTTGCATTAGGTTACTTACATGCTTCTGAACGCTCCTGGCAAATGGAAATCAATCGTCGTCTCGCTAGTGGCCGCCTCTCTGAAATTCTGGGAAGCGATACAGTGAAGATTGATCGCTTCATGCGCACTCTCGGTATTAAGCGTGCCGCTGAACAACAATTTGATCGTCACTCAGTAGGTACCAAGCGCTTGTTGCAAGCGTATGCAGATGGAGTGAATGCTGGCAATGCGCACTTAGGTTGGGCCCTACCAATAGAATATTTTTTAACAGGCTCTAAGCCTGGGCACTGGTCACCTACTGACAGCATCGCATGGATGTTGATGATGGACTTTGACCTTGGTGGAAATTGGAGCAAAGAGTTGCAGCGCTTAGAGCTTTCTCAATTTTTGACAACAAAACAAGTCTGGGATGTTCTGCCCCCTTATATCCAGGGTGAACCTGTTACCAACGTCGACTTTTCGAAGATGTATCGTGACTTAGGCGTCTATCCAGCAAGCGTCAAGGGTTCTAGCAGCCAGTCTCACAAACTACCCGCAAATGACCTGAGTGCGAATGATTTACCTGGTGGTAAAGATGGCATTGGCTCCAATAACTGGGCCTTAAGTGGAAAGCTCACAGCTAGCGGAAAACCTTTGTTGGCAAACGATCCTCATCTCGGTTTGTCGGCGCCGGCAATTTGGTATTTTGCTCATCTCGATGCGCCTGGCATGAATGTCATTGGAGGCACTCTCCCCGGTATACCAGCAATTATTTTAGGCCGCACCGATCAATTTGCATGGAGCTTTACGAATACCAATCCTGATGTGCAAGATTTATATATAGAGCGGATCGACTCACAAAACCCTGGAATGTATCAAGGGCCTCAAGGGCTTATGCCTTTTAAAGTTCGCCAAGAGATTATTGATGTGAAAGGTGAGCCCTCGATCACCTTTATCGTTAAAGAAACTCGGCATGGTCCTGTGATTTCGGATGCGTACGCCCGGGCTAAAAGATCGATCGATACCGATCGCTTTGCTTTAGCACTGCGCTGGAATGCACTAGACGTTGAGAACCATTCTATGGATGGCATCTTGGAAATGAATCGCTCTAAAGATTTAAATGCGTTCAAACAAGCCTTACGAAATATTTTTGCGCCCATGCAAAACATTGTGATGGCAGATATTGATGGCAATATTGCCTATCAAGCTGCTGGTGTAGCACCAAAGCGAACCCTGCATCAGGGGCTTTATGGTGTTGCACCTGCCCTGGGTTGGGACAAACAATATGATTGGACGGGCTATGTTCCTTATGATCAACTGCCTGCCAGCAATAATCCAGAGCAAGGCTGGATTGCCACAGCCAACCAAAGAATTATTGCCGCCAACGATCCCAATCCTTTAACTGCTGACTGGGACTTGCCCACTCGCTATAACCGCATCGTTGAACTGATTCAAGGAAAGTCTATGCATGATCTTGATTCAATGAAAGCCATGCAAGCTGATACCCTGTCCTTAGGCGCAACTCCACTATTAGACTTATTTAAATCCACCACTTCTTCACATCCTTTGGCGGCGCAAGCGCTAGCAGTTAGCAAGGATTTCAATGGCGACATGAAGATCGATAGCCCTGGTGCATTGATCTTTAATGTATGGGCGGATCAACTGACCCGCAATCTCTTTTCCAGACTCGGTTACTTATTTACTGACCAATATGGTGCACGAAGTTATCGCGCTGCATTAACTGAACAAGTTCAAAATCCCAATAGCCCGTGGTGCGATGACCCCAAAACACCTCAAGTAGAGTCTTGCCAAGATGCTTCGAACAATGCATTTGATAAAGCCCTTACTTATCTCAGTAAAGAATATGGCAGCAATCCCCAGCAATGGTCTTGGGGCAATGCGCATATTGCTGTCTCTGAACATCGACCACTAGGCAAAGTTCCTGTGCTTGGCAGATTCTTTAATATTCAAACCCCTTTTCCGGGTGACAGCTTTACTGTCAATGTAGGTCGATTGGAGTTAAATAATCCGAACAACCCTTATCAAACCTTACAAGCGCCCAGCATGCGTACGATCTATGACTTATCTGATCTAGAGAAGTCCCTCTTCATCTACCCTACCGGTCAATCTGGCTGGGTTCAGAGCAAGCTCTATCGCAATCTCAACTCACTGTGGGCAAAAAATGAATATTTGCCTTTACAAATGAAGCCCGCAAGCACCAAACGTCAGCTCGAACTCAATAGTCAATAA
- a CDS encoding surface-adhesin E family protein, whose translation MKTIRSLATATLVLVAMSPLSNAFAEWKELGSNAVMVVYVDLDTIRDSGEKAQIMSMLDFKKPGVNPNNKQTVNSIVGLNEYNCPEISYRPIAFNEFSGKKGTGKVVSDNNTPDSQFEPVINESWTAGVFNVVCQRR comes from the coding sequence ATGAAAACCATTCGCTCACTCGCAACTGCTACCCTCGTTCTGGTAGCGATGTCTCCACTTAGCAATGCTTTTGCAGAATGGAAAGAGTTAGGCTCTAACGCAGTCATGGTGGTTTATGTCGATCTTGATACGATTCGAGATAGCGGTGAAAAAGCACAAATTATGTCCATGTTGGATTTCAAAAAGCCTGGAGTAAATCCAAATAACAAACAAACTGTTAATTCTATTGTTGGCCTCAATGAATACAACTGCCCTGAAATTAGTTATCGTCCAATCGCGTTTAACGAATTTTCTGGGAAAAAAGGCACAGGCAAAGTAGTGTCAGATAACAATACGCCGGATAGCCAGTTTGAACCCGTCATCAATGAATCATGGACAGCTGGAGTATTTAATGTTGTCTGCCAGAGACGATAG
- a CDS encoding type II toxin-antitoxin system RelE/ParE family toxin, which yields MIKSFHHKGLQLFFETGNKAGIQSMHAPRLSRQLARLNEASSWEDMNLPGWRLHVLKGKLVGHFSIVVSGNWRLTFKFEGEDAVLVNYQDYH from the coding sequence ATGATTAAATCATTCCACCATAAAGGTTTGCAGTTATTTTTTGAAACGGGGAATAAAGCAGGAATTCAAAGCATGCATGCCCCGCGTTTATCTAGGCAATTGGCTAGATTGAATGAAGCAAGCTCTTGGGAGGATATGAATCTACCAGGATGGCGGCTCCATGTGCTTAAAGGTAAATTAGTTGGTCACTTTTCAATTGTCGTGAGTGGAAATTGGAGACTAACTTTTAAATTTGAAGGTGAAGATGCGGTTTTGGTAAATTATCAGGACTATCACTAA
- a CDS encoding thiosulfate oxidation carrier complex protein SoxZ, whose product MSKTSRTSITMPSTAKKGSIIEIRAIAQHDMESGFRYTESGKLVPRDIIRVFTCSYNDVEVFRADFYPGIGANPLIIFTTIAVESGTLEFKWLGDDAYEAINQASITVN is encoded by the coding sequence ATGAGTAAAACATCGCGCACCTCTATTACGATGCCCAGCACTGCAAAAAAGGGCTCCATTATTGAGATTCGGGCAATTGCGCAGCACGATATGGAGTCTGGATTTCGGTACACCGAGTCCGGTAAGTTAGTGCCTCGGGACATCATTCGGGTATTTACGTGCAGCTATAACGATGTAGAAGTATTCAGGGCTGACTTCTATCCAGGTATTGGTGCCAATCCTTTAATTATCTTTACAACGATTGCTGTTGAGTCGGGCACTCTGGAGTTTAAGTGGCTCGGGGACGATGCTTATGAGGCCATTAATCAAGCAAGCATTACTGTTAACTAA
- the purU gene encoding formyltetrahydrofolate deformylase — protein MTTENYYLTLTCPNKPGIVAAVSTYIFQAGGDIEEAQQFDDKASKRFFMRVSFSCPTDANTLRSGFVEIAKRFELTWELRAVKDLKRVLIMASKLDHCLVDLLYRWRIGELPMIICGIVSNHPREVYASIDFADIPFYHLPVTAETKPAQEAKLLEIVAQSKVDMVILARYMQILSDDLSSKLSGRCINVHHSFLPSFKGAKPYHQAHARGIKLIGATAHFVTSDLDEGPIIEQDVTRVTHGDTPEDLVRKGRDLERTVLSRALRYYLHDRVLINGATSVVFSD, from the coding sequence ATGACCACAGAAAACTATTACCTCACCCTCACCTGCCCCAATAAGCCCGGCATTGTGGCCGCAGTGTCTACTTATATTTTTCAAGCTGGTGGCGATATTGAGGAAGCCCAGCAATTCGATGACAAAGCCTCAAAACGTTTCTTCATGCGCGTCAGCTTTAGCTGTCCTACCGATGCCAACACTTTGCGATCTGGTTTTGTAGAAATCGCTAAACGGTTTGAGCTCACTTGGGAATTGCGTGCAGTGAAAGATCTGAAGCGTGTTCTCATCATGGCTTCGAAACTTGATCATTGCTTAGTAGATTTACTGTATCGTTGGCGCATTGGTGAATTGCCGATGATTATCTGCGGGATTGTTTCCAATCATCCGCGTGAGGTTTATGCCAGCATCGACTTTGCAGACATTCCTTTTTACCATTTACCCGTTACCGCAGAAACTAAGCCCGCTCAAGAAGCAAAACTCCTAGAGATCGTTGCGCAATCTAAAGTGGACATGGTGATACTGGCCCGCTATATGCAAATTTTGTCAGATGACTTATCAAGCAAACTCTCTGGCCGCTGCATCAACGTACATCATTCATTCTTACCGAGCTTCAAAGGTGCCAAACCTTATCACCAGGCGCATGCCCGTGGCATTAAGCTGATTGGCGCTACTGCCCACTTTGTGACCAGTGATTTGGATGAAGGCCCAATCATTGAGCAAGACGTGACACGTGTGACGCATGGTGATACACCAGAGGATTTAGTGCGCAAAGGACGTGACTTGGAGCGTACTGTGCTTTCTCGCGCACTGCGGTACTACTTGCATGATCGTGTCCTAATTAACGGTGCTACATCAGTCGTCTTCTCCGACTAA
- a CDS encoding HigA family addiction module antitoxin, with amino-acid sequence MRKMYNPPHPGLTLRDDVLPALGITVTTAAEQLGVTRPALSRVLNARAAISPEMALRIEAWLGVKNGGSASVWLAQQSAYDLWKARKTIKPKVKHARIPQLLAA; translated from the coding sequence ATGAGAAAAATGTATAACCCCCCACACCCTGGGCTAACCTTGCGAGATGATGTCTTGCCTGCGCTCGGAATCACTGTGACAACTGCTGCAGAGCAGCTGGGGGTTACTCGTCCAGCCTTATCGCGTGTTCTTAATGCTAGGGCTGCAATTTCTCCTGAAATGGCCTTACGAATCGAGGCATGGCTTGGGGTTAAGAATGGCGGCAGTGCCAGCGTTTGGCTCGCACAACAGTCTGCCTATGATCTATGGAAGGCAAGAAAAACGATTAAGCCTAAAGTAAAGCATGCTCGTATTCCGCAGTTATTGGCTGCTTAA
- a CDS encoding LrgB family protein — MTEKHSIVEIWVYLSGSPLFALFLTLAAYQLGLAIYKASKQNPLANPVAIAIILVATTIQVIEMPYPTYFEGAQFIHFLLGSATVSLAIPIYRGLASLKGRSIPLIASLLTGGLMSIVSAVSIAKLLGANSSITGAMYPKSVTAPIAMGIAERIGVSPTLTAIFAVSTGILGAILAPFVLNALGMKAWWQRGFAIGIGAHGIGTSRAFSIHPEAGTYASLAMGMNGVISAVAIPIIYHLLNQ, encoded by the coding sequence ATGACTGAAAAACACTCCATTGTGGAGATTTGGGTATACCTATCAGGCAGCCCACTCTTTGCACTCTTTCTGACCTTAGCTGCCTACCAATTGGGCTTAGCCATTTATAAGGCAAGCAAGCAAAATCCTTTAGCCAATCCGGTAGCCATTGCCATTATTTTGGTGGCCACCACGATTCAAGTCATTGAGATGCCCTACCCTACGTACTTTGAGGGTGCGCAGTTTATTCACTTCCTATTAGGATCGGCAACCGTGTCATTGGCTATTCCAATTTACCGCGGACTAGCAAGCCTCAAAGGTCGCTCTATTCCACTGATCGCCTCTTTACTGACTGGCGGTTTAATGTCAATCGTGAGTGCAGTCAGCATTGCAAAACTCTTGGGCGCTAACTCCAGTATTACTGGAGCGATGTATCCGAAATCCGTTACTGCGCCAATTGCAATGGGTATCGCTGAGCGTATCGGTGTGTCTCCTACTCTCACTGCGATCTTCGCAGTGTCCACCGGAATCTTGGGCGCAATTTTGGCGCCCTTTGTTCTCAATGCGCTCGGGATGAAAGCATGGTGGCAAAGAGGCTTTGCGATTGGTATCGGAGCGCATGGCATTGGAACTTCACGCGCCTTTAGCATTCATCCTGAGGCAGGAACTTATGCCAGTTTAGCCATGGGCATGAATGGTGTGATCAGTGCAGTTGCAATCCCGATCATTTATCACTTATTAAATCAGTAA
- a CDS encoding CidA/LrgA family protein has translation MISGLVQILLFQSIGELVSKFLLPTLPGPVIGLVLLVLWLVLRKGINTELALVADAFSQYLGLLFVPAAVGVVLFLPELKANALAIVCALVGSVILTIGSSAVVVRFLSKKDAHD, from the coding sequence ATGATCTCTGGTCTCGTTCAAATTCTTCTCTTTCAAAGCATTGGGGAGCTCGTCTCTAAGTTCCTCCTCCCCACTCTGCCTGGCCCTGTGATTGGCCTAGTACTTCTGGTTCTTTGGCTCGTTCTGCGCAAAGGCATCAATACAGAGTTAGCCTTGGTTGCCGACGCCTTTAGTCAGTACTTGGGTTTGTTATTTGTCCCCGCTGCAGTTGGTGTTGTACTCTTTTTGCCTGAACTGAAGGCAAATGCTCTGGCCATTGTGTGCGCCCTAGTTGGGAGCGTGATCTTAACAATAGGCTCGAGTGCTGTAGTCGTCCGTTTTTTGAGCAAGAAGGATGCTCATGACTGA
- a CDS encoding (2Fe-2S)-binding protein — MAELNVNGKKYKVDVDPDTPLLWVIREQIGLTGTKYGCGIGACGACTVLFEGQAMRSCSLPVAAAEGKKIETIESLEKNGQLSKVQKAWVDNQVPQCGYCQSGMVMATTALLRNNPKPSDAQIDEAITNICRCGTFQQVRDAIHAVSKA; from the coding sequence ATGGCAGAGTTAAATGTCAACGGCAAAAAATACAAAGTAGACGTCGATCCAGATACCCCATTGTTGTGGGTGATTCGCGAGCAAATTGGTCTGACTGGTACCAAATATGGTTGCGGTATTGGTGCATGCGGCGCCTGTACTGTGCTCTTCGAAGGTCAAGCGATGCGTAGCTGTTCTTTGCCTGTGGCTGCTGCTGAAGGTAAAAAAATTGAGACGATTGAAAGTCTTGAAAAGAATGGTCAACTTTCTAAAGTACAAAAAGCCTGGGTAGATAACCAAGTGCCACAGTGCGGCTACTGCCAATCTGGCATGGTGATGGCAACAACGGCCTTGCTGCGTAATAACCCAAAGCCTAGTGATGCGCAGATTGATGAAGCGATTACCAATATCTGCCGTTGCGGCACCTTCCAGCAAGTACGCGATGCTATTCATGCTGTAAGCAAGGCATAA